From Hymenobacter sedentarius, a single genomic window includes:
- a CDS encoding M16 family metallopeptidase: MNLRLLSTLGLALVTTVGSAQQKPAAKASKAPATKSASAASPGGTKLIEKVTKQPGQLVIPYEKYVLPNGLTLIVAEDHSDPLVHVDVTYHVGSAREQIGKSGFAHFFEHMMFQGSDHVGDQMHFKLVTAAGGTLNGSTNQDRTNYYETLPSNQLETGLWLEADRMGFLLDAVSQKKFEIQRSTVKNERGQNYDNRPYGLASEYVNKTLYPYGHPYSWMTIGYLEDLDRSNVEDLKNFFLRWYGPNNATLTVGGDVQPAQVVKLVEKYFGSIKRGPAVAKAKLPAPVLATDRYVSYTDNVRFPMLQMVFPTVPHGHADEMALDALSEILGGGKTSLLYKNLVKNQKAVQASANQQNSELAGQLAIVALPFPGKGLDSLEAIVRKTLTEFEKRGVTDEDLQRFKAQAEAQSVNRLASVSGKVSQLAANQTYFNNPNYITVEAKQLKALTKADVQRAYDKYLKGKHAVILSVLPKTGGVAAAKPDNFTIDKAGYQAPKDEYAGLKYVKATDTFDRSKQPASGANPVIKVPALYREEFANGLKVIGTRNSEIPSVTMLLTIRGGRRLEQANPAKAGLASLTAAMLNEGSKKYTSEQFSAELDKLGSNVSVQSGDDRVTVYVQSLTKNLPATLALLNERLLRPRFDQADFDRVKKQTLELIANQNTQPVVIANKTYDRLLFGTTDVMGISPSGTTASVSGLTLDDVKQFYQTGGAPNTSYLTIVGDVDPKEVTAKLDFLKAWPRQNITLPAAMPVTQPDKTRIYFVNKDGAAQSEIRVGYLALPYDATGDYYRAYLSNYLLGGAFNSRINLNLRENKGYTYGARSGFAGTSYVGPFTASAGVRADATAASVKEFMSEIKNYPNGISDEELRFVQTSVGQSDALKYETGGQKAAFLSRIVEYNLPTSFVDEQSQILKKLTKEDVQASAKKYLPADHMYIVVVGDRAKAFPGLGELGYEVVELDLDGKPLVAAAAMPAAAPAQMAMPTDEKIKTKTEDGGKMKVKTKKG; the protein is encoded by the coding sequence ATGAATCTTCGTTTATTGTCTACGTTGGGCCTGGCCCTGGTAACCACTGTTGGCTCGGCGCAGCAAAAGCCCGCGGCGAAAGCCAGCAAAGCGCCGGCTACCAAATCAGCATCGGCTGCCTCACCCGGCGGTACCAAACTGATTGAGAAAGTGACCAAGCAGCCCGGCCAACTCGTGATTCCCTACGAGAAGTACGTGCTGCCCAACGGCCTGACGCTCATTGTAGCCGAAGACCATTCCGACCCCTTGGTACACGTGGACGTGACGTATCACGTAGGTTCGGCCCGCGAGCAGATTGGCAAGTCGGGCTTTGCTCACTTCTTCGAGCACATGATGTTCCAGGGTTCCGACCACGTGGGCGACCAGATGCACTTCAAGCTGGTGACTGCCGCCGGGGGTACCCTGAACGGCTCTACCAACCAGGACCGCACCAACTACTACGAAACCCTGCCGAGCAACCAGCTCGAAACCGGCCTGTGGCTGGAAGCCGACCGCATGGGCTTCCTGCTCGACGCCGTGAGCCAGAAGAAGTTTGAAATCCAGCGCTCGACCGTGAAAAACGAGCGGGGCCAGAACTACGACAACCGCCCGTACGGCCTCGCCAGCGAGTACGTGAACAAGACGCTGTACCCCTACGGCCACCCCTATTCCTGGATGACCATCGGCTACCTCGAAGACCTGGACCGCTCCAACGTAGAGGACCTGAAAAACTTCTTCCTGCGCTGGTACGGCCCCAACAACGCCACCCTGACCGTAGGCGGCGACGTGCAGCCCGCTCAAGTGGTGAAGCTGGTAGAAAAGTACTTCGGCTCCATCAAGCGCGGCCCGGCCGTGGCCAAGGCCAAACTGCCCGCCCCCGTGCTGGCTACCGACCGCTACGTGAGCTACACCGACAACGTGCGCTTCCCGATGCTGCAGATGGTGTTCCCGACCGTGCCCCACGGCCACGCCGACGAAATGGCCCTGGATGCTCTGTCCGAAATTTTGGGCGGCGGCAAGACCTCGCTGCTCTACAAAAACCTGGTGAAAAACCAGAAGGCCGTGCAAGCCAGCGCCAACCAGCAGAATTCGGAGCTGGCCGGCCAGCTGGCCATCGTGGCCCTGCCCTTCCCCGGCAAAGGCCTCGACAGCCTCGAAGCCATTGTGCGCAAAACCCTAACCGAGTTTGAAAAGCGCGGCGTAACCGACGAGGACCTGCAGCGCTTCAAGGCCCAGGCCGAAGCACAAAGCGTGAACCGCCTGGCCAGCGTAAGCGGCAAAGTGAGCCAGCTCGCTGCCAACCAGACCTACTTTAACAACCCGAACTACATCACGGTAGAAGCCAAGCAGCTCAAGGCCCTGACCAAGGCCGACGTGCAGCGCGCCTACGACAAGTACCTCAAAGGCAAGCACGCCGTTATCCTGAGCGTATTGCCCAAAACCGGTGGTGTAGCCGCGGCCAAGCCCGACAACTTCACCATCGACAAAGCGGGCTACCAGGCGCCGAAAGACGAGTACGCCGGCCTGAAGTACGTGAAGGCCACCGACACCTTTGACCGCAGCAAGCAGCCGGCCTCCGGCGCCAACCCGGTTATCAAGGTACCGGCCTTGTATCGCGAAGAGTTTGCCAACGGTCTGAAGGTGATTGGCACCCGCAACTCCGAGATTCCCTCCGTGACCATGCTGCTCACCATCCGCGGCGGCCGCCGGCTGGAGCAGGCCAACCCCGCCAAAGCCGGCCTGGCCAGCCTCACGGCAGCCATGCTAAACGAGGGTTCGAAGAAGTACACCAGCGAGCAATTTTCGGCCGAGCTGGATAAGTTGGGCAGCAACGTATCGGTGCAGTCGGGCGACGACCGGGTGACAGTATACGTGCAAAGCCTGACCAAGAACCTGCCGGCCACGCTGGCCCTGCTCAACGAGCGGTTGCTGCGTCCCCGCTTCGACCAGGCCGACTTTGACCGCGTGAAAAAGCAGACCCTGGAGCTGATTGCCAACCAGAATACCCAACCCGTGGTGATTGCCAATAAAACCTACGACCGGTTGCTGTTTGGCACCACCGACGTAATGGGCATCTCCCCGAGCGGCACCACCGCCAGCGTAAGCGGCCTCACCCTCGACGACGTGAAGCAGTTTTACCAAACCGGCGGCGCACCCAACACGAGCTACCTGACCATTGTGGGCGACGTAGACCCCAAGGAAGTGACCGCAAAGCTGGACTTCCTGAAGGCCTGGCCCCGCCAGAACATCACGCTGCCCGCGGCCATGCCCGTGACCCAGCCTGATAAGACGCGCATCTACTTCGTGAACAAGGACGGTGCCGCCCAATCGGAAATCCGCGTGGGCTACCTGGCCCTGCCCTACGATGCCACCGGCGACTATTACCGCGCTTACCTCTCCAACTACCTGCTGGGCGGCGCCTTCAACTCGCGCATCAACCTGAACCTGCGCGAGAACAAAGGCTACACCTACGGCGCCCGCTCGGGTTTTGCCGGCACCAGCTACGTGGGCCCGTTCACGGCCTCGGCCGGCGTGCGCGCCGATGCCACGGCCGCTTCGGTGAAGGAGTTCATGAGCGAAATCAAGAACTACCCGAACGGCATCTCCGACGAGGAGCTGCGCTTTGTGCAAACCTCGGTGGGCCAGAGCGACGCCCTGAAGTACGAGACCGGCGGGCAGAAAGCGGCCTTCCTGAGCCGCATCGTGGAGTACAACCTGCCCACCTCGTTTGTGGATGAGCAGAGCCAGATTCTGAAGAAGCTAACCAAGGAAGACGTGCAGGCCTCGGCCAAGAAGTACCTGCCCGCCGACCACATGTACATCGTGGTGGTAGGCGACCGCGCCAAGGCTTTCCCCGGCCTGGGCGAGCTGGGCTACGAAGTAGTGGAGCTGGACCTGGACGGCAAGCCCCTAGTGGCAGCTGCTGCCATGCCCGCCGCCGCTCCCGCCCAGATGGCCATGCCGACTGACGAGAAAATCAAGACCAAAACCGAAGACGGTGGCAAAATGAAGGTCAAGACGAAGAAAGGCTAG
- the pheT gene encoding phenylalanine--tRNA ligase subunit beta, giving the protein MRISFDWLKTLIPTDKPATEIGALLTGSGLEVESLEELESIPGGLRGVVLGTVLTCDAHPDADKLSLTTVDVGDAEPRQIVCGAPNVAAGQRVVVALEGATLYPAQGEPFKIKKSKIRGAASEGMICAEDEIGLGTSHAGIMVLETELPNGTPAADYFGLGSDTVFEIGLTPNRADAASHYGVARELRALLRQPCHLPDTSAFQASASAAANIGVTIEDATACPRYAGLLLENVQVGPSPEWLQRRLRSIGLSPINNVVDVTNFVLHELGQPLHAFDADQITGSQIRVKRAEAGEKFVTLDGVERSLKADDLVIADAHGAPMALAGVFGGKTSGVSDATTRVFLESAYFGPAAVRRTSQTHQLKTDASFRFERGTDPNMVPVALQRAALLLQEVAGATVAAPVVDEYSAPVQPATVRLRLPRVERLVGQHIAPERIRQILTDLDIVITDENRDEGDQATWLLSVPPHKVDVTREADIIEEILRIYGYNNVALRPNNSASYLAKFPNPDPEVTRLKIATLLSGQGFSEILTNSLTNSQYFDKEGEADESLVRILNYNSVDLNAMRPTLLHSGLEIIRHNINRRQRDLKLYEFGKIYQQTAEGKYHEKTKLVIYLTGNATAETWQHKSEKATFHDLAGAVQQVLAALGFGGAASQPVQHPYLAGGLTLLVHNQPVAQLGAVAASVLKRLDVTQPVWYAELDWDALSKKYKPTLVARELPKFPEVRRDLSLVVDASVTFDQLRQIAQRTEKKLLQSVNVFDVYAGENLGAGKKSYSVSFTLQDFTQTLSEQAIDQVMQRLIGQFEKQAGALIRK; this is encoded by the coding sequence ATGCGCATTTCTTTCGACTGGCTTAAGACCCTCATTCCTACCGACAAACCTGCCACCGAAATCGGCGCCCTGCTCACCGGCTCGGGCTTGGAAGTGGAGAGCCTGGAAGAGCTGGAAAGCATTCCCGGCGGCTTGCGCGGCGTGGTGCTGGGCACCGTGCTCACCTGCGACGCCCACCCCGATGCCGACAAGCTCAGCCTGACCACCGTGGACGTGGGCGACGCCGAGCCGCGCCAGATAGTGTGCGGCGCCCCCAACGTGGCCGCTGGCCAGCGCGTGGTGGTGGCCCTGGAAGGCGCTACGCTGTACCCCGCACAGGGCGAGCCGTTCAAAATCAAGAAAAGCAAAATCCGCGGCGCGGCCTCCGAAGGCATGATTTGCGCCGAGGACGAAATTGGGCTGGGCACCTCGCACGCTGGCATCATGGTGCTGGAAACCGAGCTGCCCAACGGCACGCCCGCCGCCGATTACTTCGGCCTGGGCTCCGATACCGTGTTTGAAATCGGCCTCACGCCCAACCGTGCCGATGCGGCTTCGCACTACGGCGTGGCCCGCGAGCTGCGCGCCCTGCTGCGCCAGCCCTGCCACCTGCCCGATACCAGCGCCTTCCAGGCGTCGGCCTCGGCCGCGGCCAACATCGGCGTGACGATTGAGGACGCCACCGCCTGCCCGCGCTACGCCGGCTTGCTGCTCGAAAACGTGCAGGTGGGCCCCTCGCCCGAGTGGCTACAGCGCCGCCTGCGCAGCATCGGCCTCTCCCCTATCAACAACGTGGTGGACGTGACCAACTTCGTGCTGCACGAGTTGGGCCAGCCCCTGCACGCCTTCGACGCCGACCAGATTACGGGCAGCCAGATTCGGGTGAAGCGCGCCGAAGCCGGCGAGAAATTCGTGACGCTCGACGGCGTGGAGCGCAGCCTCAAAGCCGATGACCTGGTGATTGCCGATGCCCACGGTGCGCCCATGGCCCTGGCCGGCGTGTTCGGCGGCAAGACCTCGGGTGTGAGCGACGCCACTACCCGCGTGTTCCTGGAAAGCGCCTACTTCGGCCCCGCCGCCGTGCGCCGCACCTCCCAAACGCACCAATTGAAGACCGATGCCTCGTTCCGCTTCGAGCGCGGCACCGACCCCAACATGGTACCCGTGGCGCTGCAGCGCGCGGCCTTGCTGCTGCAGGAAGTAGCAGGCGCCACGGTGGCTGCGCCGGTGGTAGACGAGTACTCCGCGCCGGTGCAGCCGGCCACGGTGCGCCTGCGCCTGCCGCGCGTGGAGCGGCTGGTGGGCCAGCACATTGCTCCCGAGCGCATCCGTCAGATTCTCACCGACCTGGACATTGTGATTACCGACGAAAACCGGGACGAGGGCGACCAGGCCACCTGGCTGCTGTCGGTGCCGCCGCACAAGGTGGACGTGACGCGCGAGGCCGACATCATCGAGGAGATTTTGCGGATTTACGGCTACAACAACGTGGCGCTGCGGCCCAATAACTCGGCGTCGTACCTGGCTAAATTCCCGAACCCCGACCCGGAAGTGACGCGCCTCAAAATTGCCACCTTGCTAAGTGGGCAAGGCTTTTCGGAGATTCTGACCAATTCGCTCACCAACTCGCAGTACTTCGACAAAGAAGGCGAAGCGGACGAGTCGCTGGTGCGCATTCTCAACTACAACAGCGTGGATTTGAATGCCATGCGGCCCACGCTGCTGCACTCGGGGCTGGAAATCATTCGGCACAACATTAACCGCCGCCAGCGGGATTTGAAGCTGTACGAATTCGGCAAAATCTACCAGCAAACCGCCGAAGGCAAGTACCATGAGAAGACCAAGCTGGTGATTTACCTGACCGGCAACGCCACCGCCGAAACCTGGCAGCACAAGTCGGAGAAAGCCACCTTCCACGACCTGGCCGGGGCGGTGCAGCAGGTGCTGGCGGCCCTGGGCTTTGGCGGGGCGGCCTCGCAGCCAGTGCAGCACCCCTACCTGGCCGGCGGCCTCACGCTGCTGGTGCACAACCAGCCCGTGGCCCAACTCGGCGCCGTGGCCGCCTCGGTGCTCAAGCGCCTCGACGTGACGCAGCCCGTGTGGTATGCTGAGCTGGACTGGGATGCCCTGAGCAAGAAGTACAAGCCCACGCTGGTGGCCCGCGAGCTGCCCAAGTTCCCGGAGGTACGCCGCGACCTGAGCCTGGTGGTGGACGCCAGCGTGACCTTCGACCAGCTGCGCCAGATTGCGCAGCGCACCGAGAAGAAGCTGCTGCAAAGCGTGAACGTGTTCGATGTGTACGCCGGCGAAAACCTGGGCGCGGGCAAGAAGTCTTATTCGGTGAGCTTCACCCTGCAGGACTTCACCCAGACCCTGAGCGAGCAGGCCATCGACCAGGTAATGCAGCGCCTGATTGGGCAATTTGAAAAGCAAGCCGGCGCGCTGATTCGCAAATAA
- a CDS encoding DUF1684 domain-containing protein yields the protein MIKKIGLAAAIIGIILYSLNATKPDASAYSAKLNKSRSEKNRSFRQSDSSPLSAEQKAQFDSLKYYPAQLAFVIPATISLNTNPDTTLIQMSDNRAEKYLNWGIAKFQIDNKPQQLGIYLKATGKDSTLFIPFTDPTNGHETYGGGRYLDAAKPKLDATEIELDFNQAYNPYCAYNNEYSCPVPPAANRLQVAIPAGEKSFHE from the coding sequence ATGATTAAAAAAATTGGGCTGGCCGCCGCCATCATCGGCATTATTCTCTATTCATTAAATGCCACCAAACCCGACGCCAGTGCTTACTCCGCCAAACTGAATAAATCCCGCAGCGAAAAAAACCGCTCCTTTCGGCAGTCGGATAGCTCTCCCCTATCCGCCGAACAAAAGGCCCAATTTGACAGCCTGAAGTATTATCCAGCTCAATTAGCATTTGTAATTCCTGCTACTATTTCGCTCAATACAAACCCTGATACCACGCTCATTCAAATGAGCGACAACCGCGCGGAGAAATATTTAAATTGGGGAATCGCGAAATTTCAAATAGATAATAAGCCCCAGCAATTAGGCATTTATTTAAAAGCGACGGGCAAAGATTCCACGCTATTTATTCCATTCACGGACCCCACAAACGGCCACGAAACCTACGGCGGCGGCCGTTACCTCGACGCAGCCAAGCCCAAGTTAGACGCCACGGAAATTGAGCTGGATTTCAACCAGGCGTACAACCCGTACTGCGCTTATAATAACGAGTACAGCTGCCCCGTGCCACCGGCGGCAAATCGGCTCCAGGTGGCTATTCCGGCTGGGGAAAAATCGTTTCACGAGTGA
- the rny gene encoding ribonuclease Y, translated as MSPLIMYCLLTAVVALVAGFVIGKQLAGKARLDHEGQATARAQEILRDAEEKGNRLRDEKIKQADERLEQSKNKFKNLRNEFDVESRRLKQSLEQELTERRQGVVEQEQSIKLLTETTQRQLEQLQRKEVELEKAREKNQNDTQQLRDKLESQAEKRRLDHEAAMAELEEKQKEAEEQLHSVQRQLETIANLTAAEAREQLVESLKNEAQIQASSYVKDTVAQAKLTATKDAKKIVLETIQRTASEHAIENCVSIFNIESDDVKGKIIGREGRNIRALEAATGVEIIVDDTPEAIIISGFDPVRREIARLSLHLLVKDGRIHPARVEEIVAKTRKNIEEEIVEIGEKTIIDLGIHGLHPELIKMVGRMRFRSSYGQNLLQHSREVANLCATMAAEMGLDVKKAKRAGLLHDIGKVSTEEPELPHAILGMEMAKKWKEHPDVVNAIGAHHDEIEMTAMISPLVQACDAISGSRPGARREMMESYIKRLKQLEETANGFKGVNQCFAIQAGRELRVMVDAENVTDERAAELSFEISQKIEKEMQYPGQIKITVIREMRAVAYAK; from the coding sequence ATGTCCCCCCTAATAATGTACTGTTTGCTGACCGCGGTGGTCGCCCTTGTGGCGGGCTTCGTGATTGGCAAGCAGCTGGCCGGCAAAGCCCGGCTGGACCACGAAGGCCAGGCCACGGCCCGGGCCCAAGAAATCCTCCGCGACGCCGAGGAGAAAGGCAACCGCCTCCGCGACGAAAAGATAAAGCAGGCCGACGAGCGCCTGGAGCAGTCCAAGAACAAGTTCAAGAACCTCCGCAACGAGTTTGATGTCGAAAGCCGCCGCCTAAAGCAGAGCCTGGAGCAAGAGCTCACCGAGCGCCGCCAAGGCGTAGTCGAGCAAGAGCAGAGCATCAAGCTGCTCACCGAAACCACCCAGCGCCAGCTCGAGCAGCTGCAGCGCAAGGAAGTGGAGCTGGAAAAAGCCCGCGAGAAAAACCAGAACGACACCCAGCAACTGCGCGACAAGCTGGAAAGCCAGGCCGAAAAGCGCCGCCTCGACCACGAAGCCGCTATGGCTGAGCTGGAAGAAAAGCAGAAAGAGGCCGAAGAGCAGCTCCATTCGGTACAGCGCCAGCTCGAGACCATTGCCAACCTCACGGCCGCCGAGGCCCGCGAGCAGCTGGTAGAATCCCTAAAAAACGAAGCCCAGATTCAGGCCAGTTCCTACGTGAAGGACACCGTGGCCCAGGCCAAGCTGACCGCCACCAAAGACGCCAAGAAGATTGTGCTGGAAACTATTCAGCGCACCGCTTCGGAGCACGCCATTGAGAACTGTGTGTCGATTTTCAACATTGAAAGCGACGACGTTAAGGGTAAAATCATCGGCCGTGAGGGCCGCAACATCCGGGCGCTGGAAGCCGCGACGGGCGTTGAAATCATCGTGGACGACACGCCAGAGGCCATCATCATCTCGGGCTTCGACCCGGTGCGCCGCGAAATTGCCCGTCTCTCCCTGCACTTGCTGGTGAAGGACGGCCGGATTCACCCCGCCCGCGTGGAGGAAATCGTGGCTAAGACCCGCAAGAACATCGAAGAGGAAATCGTCGAAATTGGCGAGAAGACCATCATTGACCTTGGCATTCACGGCCTGCACCCCGAGCTGATTAAGATGGTGGGCCGCATGCGCTTCCGCTCATCGTACGGCCAAAACCTGCTGCAGCACTCGCGCGAAGTAGCCAACCTCTGCGCCACCATGGCCGCCGAGATGGGCCTCGACGTGAAGAAAGCCAAGCGGGCCGGCCTGCTCCACGACATCGGCAAGGTGAGCACCGAGGAACCCGAGCTGCCCCACGCCATCTTGGGCATGGAGATGGCCAAGAAGTGGAAAGAGCACCCCGACGTGGTGAACGCCATCGGCGCCCACCACGACGAAATTGAAATGACTGCCATGATTTCGCCGCTCGTGCAGGCCTGCGACGCCATCTCGGGCTCGCGCCCCGGTGCCCGCCGCGAGATGATGGAAAGCTACATCAAGCGCCTCAAGCAACTCGAAGAAACCGCCAACGGCTTCAAGGGCGTGAACCAATGCTTCGCCATCCAGGCCGGCCGCGAGCTGCGCGTGATGGTCGACGCCGAGAACGTGACCGACGAGCGCGCCGCCGAGCTGAGCTTCGAAATTTCGCAGAAGATTGAGAAGGAAATGCAGTACCCGGGCCAGATTAAAATCACCGTGATTCGGGAGATGCGCGCCGTGGCGTACGCCAAGTAA
- a CDS encoding cell division protein ZapA, with the protein MSELAIKIRIADRDYPMRVSVQDEERLRLAGRLLSDKLREFREGYGIQDKQDLLAMIALATMADQLKVSKEKDGTDAALTERLARFDELLSGVVPAR; encoded by the coding sequence ATGAGCGAACTAGCCATCAAAATTCGAATTGCTGACCGGGACTATCCCATGCGCGTATCGGTGCAGGATGAGGAACGGCTGCGCTTGGCCGGGCGGCTGCTGAGCGACAAGCTGCGCGAATTTCGGGAGGGCTACGGCATTCAGGACAAGCAGGACTTACTGGCCATGATTGCGCTGGCCACCATGGCCGACCAATTGAAAGTGAGCAAGGAAAAGGATGGCACCGATGCGGCGCTAACCGAGCGGCTGGCTCGTTTCGACGAGCTGCTATCAGGCGTGGTGCCGGCGAGGTAA
- a CDS encoding N-acetylmuramoyl-L-alanine amidase, protein MKACIITRSFYLFAALGLSACAVQNPYATTNRSYKKQVKAYAKSLRTMPVPTPGADSMLLGKYWVGTTNFNLRKPNLVVIHHTAQDSTAQTLKTFTLPRTQVSAHYVIGRDGQVYHMLNDYLRAWHGGVAKWGNTTDINSASIGIELDNNGTEPFSELQIASLLKVLAGLKKAYGIPTANFIGHSDIAPSRKNDPSALFPWKRLADNGFGLWYDAGPLPSPPGTPTLPDSTLVDSTVALAGNLPLPNSRPQGSLLRDTAMVDAQLARLNGTQATFNPQEALRIIGYDTHDLPAAIQAFKRHFIQQNVTAPLTDADTRILYNLYKKYL, encoded by the coding sequence ATGAAGGCCTGCATTATCACCCGCTCATTCTACCTATTCGCGGCCCTTGGGCTAAGCGCCTGCGCCGTGCAGAACCCCTACGCCACTACCAACCGCTCCTATAAGAAGCAGGTAAAAGCCTACGCCAAGTCCTTGCGCACAATGCCCGTGCCCACGCCGGGCGCCGACAGCATGCTGCTGGGCAAGTACTGGGTGGGCACCACCAACTTCAACCTGCGCAAGCCCAACCTGGTCGTTATCCATCACACGGCCCAGGACTCCACGGCGCAGACGCTGAAGACGTTTACGCTGCCCCGCACCCAGGTGAGCGCGCACTACGTGATTGGGCGCGACGGCCAGGTGTACCACATGCTCAACGACTACCTGCGGGCCTGGCACGGCGGCGTGGCTAAGTGGGGCAATACCACCGACATCAACTCCGCGTCCATCGGAATTGAGCTGGACAACAATGGCACCGAGCCCTTCAGCGAATTGCAGATAGCCAGCCTGTTGAAAGTGCTGGCGGGCCTGAAGAAGGCTTACGGCATCCCCACGGCCAACTTCATTGGCCACTCCGACATTGCCCCCAGCCGCAAGAACGACCCCAGCGCCTTGTTTCCCTGGAAGCGGCTGGCCGACAACGGGTTTGGCCTGTGGTACGATGCGGGCCCGCTTCCCAGCCCACCCGGCACCCCCACCCTGCCCGATAGCACGCTGGTGGACAGCACGGTGGCCCTGGCCGGCAACCTGCCCTTGCCCAACAGCAGGCCTCAGGGCTCTCTTCTGCGGGATACTGCTATGGTTGATGCGCAGCTGGCACGCCTAAACGGGACGCAGGCGACTTTTAACCCGCAGGAAGCGCTGCGCATCATTGGGTACGACACCCACGACCTGCCGGCGGCCATTCAGGCGTTCAAGCGCCATTTCATTCAGCAAAACGTAACCGCGCCGCTGACCGACGCCGACACCCGCATTCTGTATAATCTCTACAAGAAGTACTTATAA
- a CDS encoding pyridoxal phosphate-dependent aminotransferase, with the protein MLEVSLRGQAMPVSPFRKLAPYAEAARLQGKIVYPLNIGQPDIETPPAALEAVRTADVRVLGYSHGAGTESYRRKLAAYYQRASLPVAFEDIIVTTGGSEAILFALLTCLNPGDEVIIPEPFYGTYTAFAIAAGVTIVPVTAHIENGFALPPLADFERVLSPRTRAILICNPSNPTGYVYSRAELESILGLCKAHDLYLLSDEAYREFCYDAPYVSALQLPGAEQHVVVVDTISKRYSACGARVGALVTLNKQVYMAAFRFAQMRVSPPGLGMLLAEAASELPESYFDESKAEYLARRDLTVARLQAMPGVVCPRPGGAFYVLAHLPVDDTEEFGRWLLESFSYENQTLMLSPANGFYQTPGLGRQEVRLAYVLNRTDLAAALTCLELALLAYPGRTEPLPAAEATTAITI; encoded by the coding sequence ATGTTAGAAGTATCACTGCGAGGGCAGGCCATGCCCGTTTCGCCGTTTCGTAAGCTGGCGCCTTATGCCGAAGCAGCCCGGCTTCAGGGCAAAATTGTGTATCCGCTCAACATCGGCCAGCCCGACATTGAGACGCCGCCCGCCGCGCTGGAAGCCGTGCGCACCGCCGACGTGCGCGTGCTGGGTTACAGCCACGGCGCGGGCACCGAAAGCTACCGGCGCAAGCTGGCGGCTTACTACCAGCGGGCCAGCCTGCCGGTGGCCTTCGAGGACATTATTGTGACCACCGGCGGTAGCGAGGCCATTCTGTTTGCGCTGCTCACCTGCCTCAACCCCGGCGATGAAGTCATTATTCCGGAGCCGTTTTATGGCACGTACACGGCCTTTGCCATTGCGGCCGGCGTAACCATTGTGCCCGTCACGGCGCACATCGAAAACGGGTTTGCCCTGCCCCCGCTGGCCGACTTTGAGCGCGTGCTCTCGCCCCGCACGCGGGCCATCCTCATCTGCAACCCCAGCAACCCCACCGGCTACGTGTACAGCCGCGCCGAGCTGGAAAGCATTCTCGGGCTCTGCAAAGCGCACGACCTGTACCTGCTGTCGGACGAGGCCTACCGGGAGTTTTGCTACGACGCGCCCTACGTGAGCGCGCTGCAGCTCCCTGGGGCCGAGCAGCACGTGGTAGTGGTGGATACCATTTCGAAGCGCTACAGCGCCTGCGGGGCCCGCGTGGGCGCGCTGGTCACGCTCAATAAGCAAGTGTACATGGCCGCCTTCCGCTTTGCCCAGATGCGGGTGAGTCCGCCCGGCCTGGGCATGTTGCTGGCCGAGGCGGCCTCGGAGCTGCCGGAGTCGTATTTCGACGAGAGCAAGGCCGAGTACCTGGCCCGGCGCGACCTGACCGTGGCGCGCCTGCAGGCCATGCCCGGCGTGGTATGCCCGCGCCCCGGCGGGGCGTTTTACGTGTTGGCCCACCTGCCCGTCGACGACACCGAAGAGTTTGGGCGGTGGCTGCTGGAAAGCTTTTCCTACGAAAACCAAACCCTGATGCTTTCGCCGGCCAACGGCTTCTACCAGACGCCGGGCCTGGGCCGGCAGGAAGTGCGCCTGGCCTACGTGCTTAACCGCACCGATTTGGCGGCGGCTCTCACTTGCCTGGAGCTTGCCCTGCTGGCTTACCCCGGCCGCACCGAACCGCTGCCAGCCGCAGAAGCCACAACTGCCATTACTATTTGA